A section of the Methanocaldococcus sp. FS406-22 genome encodes:
- a CDS encoding bifunctional oligoribonuclease/PAP phosphatase NrnA, producing MELLEYLKRDEILFLCHHNADPDAVGSCVALKYLASQLNPKGKFRISADSVSKLSRNILNEIGERVDIELYPKLPDTVFIVDTASINQLKVNFEELKEKEVILIDHHKKTDLADICKYYIIKEDYPSTSEIIAEIFKELNIFPPKNVRIALLCGIVYDTKHLKLANPKTFELISYLIKDISFQKILYLLSQESDVSKRTAHLKACSRMEIREFDKLRIALSHVSSHEASCAKTIVSIGADVAFVVAVRKKEGEIRVSARCRKHVSKYVHLGNLMEKIGKELGGSGGGHSEAGGLNAPYDKSKSKEKVIKEVLSLCYKMFVEEYKKAKTQIN from the coding sequence ATGGAGTTATTGGAGTATTTAAAGAGAGATGAGATTCTTTTTTTATGTCATCACAATGCAGACCCAGATGCCGTTGGAAGTTGCGTAGCTTTAAAATATTTAGCATCTCAACTAAACCCGAAAGGAAAATTTAGAATTTCAGCTGATTCAGTTAGCAAACTCTCAAGGAACATTTTAAATGAGATAGGGGAGAGGGTTGATATAGAACTTTATCCCAAACTGCCAGATACAGTTTTTATAGTAGATACTGCTTCAATAAACCAATTAAAGGTTAATTTTGAGGAGTTAAAGGAGAAGGAGGTTATTTTAATAGACCATCATAAAAAGACTGATTTGGCAGATATATGTAAATACTATATAATTAAGGAGGATTACCCATCAACATCTGAGATTATAGCAGAGATTTTTAAAGAGCTAAATATCTTTCCACCAAAGAATGTTAGAATTGCCTTATTGTGTGGGATTGTCTATGATACAAAGCATTTAAAGTTGGCTAATCCAAAAACATTTGAGTTAATAAGCTATTTGATAAAGGATATAAGCTTTCAGAAGATTCTCTACCTTTTATCTCAAGAGAGTGATGTTAGCAAGAGAACTGCCCATTTAAAGGCATGTAGTAGAATGGAAATTAGAGAATTTGATAAGTTAAGAATAGCTTTATCTCATGTTAGTTCTCATGAGGCATCTTGTGCAAAGACCATTGTAAGTATTGGGGCTGATGTTGCCTTTGTGGTGGCAGTTAGAAAGAAAGAGGGGGAGATTAGGGTTAGTGCAAGATGTAGGAAGCATGTATCTAAGTATGTGCATCTTGGTAATTTAATGGAGAAGATTGGAAAAGAGCTTGGAGGAAGTGGAGGGGGGCATAGTGAGGCTGGTGGATTAAATGCGCCTTATGATAAGAGTAAAAGCAAGGAGAAAGTTATAAAAGAGGTTTTAAGCCTCTGTTATAAGATGTTTGTAGAGGAGTATAAAAAAGCAAAAACTCAAATTAATTAG
- a CDS encoding DsrE/DsrF/TusD sulfur relay family protein produces MKFTVIITEAPYGKERAYSALRFALTALLEGIEVNIFLLENGVYVAKKEQNPSEVPNYLELLKNAIELGAVVKVCGPCCKARGLKEEDLIEGAKLATMHDLIAFVKESDNVVTF; encoded by the coding sequence ATGAAATTCACTGTAATCATTACAGAAGCTCCCTATGGAAAGGAGAGGGCTTATTCAGCATTAAGATTTGCATTAACAGCTTTATTGGAAGGGATTGAGGTAAATATCTTCCTACTTGAGAATGGTGTTTATGTTGCTAAGAAGGAGCAGAATCCTTCAGAAGTGCCAAACTACTTAGAGTTATTGAAAAATGCCATTGAGTTAGGGGCTGTTGTTAAAGTTTGCGGCCCTTGCTGTAAAGCAAGAGGTTTAAAAGAGGAGGATTTAATTGAAGGGGCTAAGTTGGCTACAATGCATGACTTAATTGCCTTTGTTAAAGAGAGTGATAATGTTGTTACATTCTAA
- a CDS encoding sulfurtransferase TusA family protein: MKKLDVTGDICPVPVLKTKKALEELSEGEELEVVGDYKPALENIKRFAENNGYTVVLAEETDNGFRIVIKK, encoded by the coding sequence ATGAAAAAACTTGATGTTACTGGAGACATCTGCCCAGTTCCAGTTTTAAAGACAAAAAAGGCTTTAGAGGAGTTAAGTGAAGGAGAAGAGTTAGAGGTTGTTGGTGACTACAAACCAGCTTTGGAAAATATAAAAAGATTTGCTGAAAATAACGGATATACAGTTGTTTTAGCAGAAGAGACAGATAATGGATTTAGAATAGTCATAAAGAAATAA
- a CDS encoding DUF1611 domain-containing protein produces MNLKDYYQNTPALIITHDYFDTKNAKTAHGVILYSEIFDVVGIVDGKFAGSRACDVVPFIKKDIPIYSSVKEALNNVNAKVLILGVAPPGGKLPTDWLDEIKTAINAGLDIISGLHVFLSDIPEIAELAKAKGVKIIDLRKPPSDLNIGLQRVRKTDAKVVLCMGTDCVVGKRSAATLLWKLARQKGINAGFVATGQTGLMIGCDAGAVIDRIPSDFVAGQVEKMVLKVFNKGKNPIFVEGQGALLHPSYSGVTLSLLHGADPQAVILVHDPQRKYRAGFDTELPMPDWRDERELIEKLSRAKVVALCVWGKENKALIKDSDIPVFDLTNQNEAEKLLELLINYLEEK; encoded by the coding sequence ATGAATCTAAAAGATTATTATCAAAATACTCCAGCATTGATAATAACCCACGATTACTTTGATACAAAAAATGCTAAAACCGCCCACGGTGTCATTCTGTACAGTGAGATTTTCGACGTTGTTGGAATTGTAGATGGAAAATTTGCTGGCAGTCGGGCTTGTGATGTAGTTCCGTTTATTAAGAAGGATATTCCAATATACTCCTCCGTAAAAGAAGCCCTAAACAACGTCAATGCCAAAGTTCTTATACTTGGTGTAGCACCTCCAGGTGGTAAATTACCAACAGACTGGCTCGACGAAATAAAAACTGCCATAAACGCAGGTCTTGATATAATTTCTGGTTTGCACGTGTTCTTAAGTGATATTCCTGAAATTGCAGAGCTTGCCAAAGCTAAAGGTGTTAAAATCATCGATTTGAGAAAACCACCTTCTGACCTCAACATAGGGCTTCAGAGGGTGCGTAAAACAGACGCTAAGGTAGTGCTCTGCATGGGTACTGATTGTGTAGTAGGTAAGAGGAGTGCCGCTACCCTTCTATGGAAGCTTGCAAGGCAGAAGGGTATTAACGCCGGATTTGTTGCTACCGGTCAGACTGGACTTATGATTGGTTGCGATGCTGGGGCGGTTATAGATAGGATTCCATCTGACTTCGTAGCTGGACAAGTTGAGAAGATGGTTCTTAAAGTGTTCAACAAGGGTAAGAACCCAATATTCGTTGAAGGGCAGGGTGCTCTATTACATCCAAGCTACTCAGGTGTAACCCTCTCCCTTCTGCACGGAGCAGACCCACAAGCTGTTATCCTTGTTCACGATCCACAGAGAAAGTATAGGGCAGGTTTTGATACTGAATTACCAATGCCAGACTGGAGGGATGAAAGAGAGTTAATAGAAAAACTCTCAAGAGCAAAAGTAGTAGCACTTTGCGTGTGGGGTAAGGAGAATAAAGCTTTAATTAAAGATTCGGACATTCCGGTGTTTGATTTAACTAACCAAAATGAAGCAGAAAAGCTCCTTGAATTGCTAATAAACTATTTGGAGGAGAAATAA
- a CDS encoding dipeptide epimerase has product MKIKSVEAIPLNIPLKEPFVIALGKCDVAENVLIKIHLEDGTVGYGEVSSSGVITGDIQSTIIDVVKYLAPALIGEDIENYRCLIKKLRSIVKFHPGVFAGIESALLDAYTQYIGIPLYQFLGGAQDEIESDITISITSPEKAAQTALEYSKKGFKAFKIKVGKNFEEDFERVIAVSEAVDCEIRIDANQGYKPKEAVKFINAVWDAGVNITLFEQPVHCQNIKGLKYVTDNSPVPVAADETVFTAGDAFNVARERVVDVINIKLAKCGGVLEALDIIAVAKASGLDLMIGCMLESNVGLAPSVHLACGTGEFSYIDLDSYIFLNELPLSGGFEVDGQKLIVKNIKKGLGIKESA; this is encoded by the coding sequence ATGAAGATAAAGTCTGTAGAGGCAATCCCACTTAACATTCCACTAAAAGAGCCATTTGTAATTGCATTGGGAAAGTGTGATGTTGCAGAAAATGTCCTTATTAAAATTCATTTAGAGGATGGGACTGTTGGATATGGGGAGGTTTCATCCTCCGGAGTTATTACTGGAGACATTCAATCTACAATAATAGATGTTGTTAAATATCTGGCTCCAGCTTTGATTGGTGAAGATATTGAGAACTATAGATGTTTAATCAAAAAGCTTAGGAGCATAGTTAAATTCCATCCCGGTGTCTTTGCTGGGATAGAAAGTGCCTTACTTGACGCATACACCCAGTATATTGGCATTCCCCTTTACCAGTTTTTAGGTGGAGCACAGGATGAAATCGAATCTGATATAACGATTTCTATAACCTCACCTGAAAAAGCTGCCCAAACAGCACTGGAATATTCGAAAAAAGGATTTAAGGCATTTAAAATTAAGGTTGGTAAAAACTTTGAAGAAGATTTTGAGAGAGTTATAGCTGTAAGTGAGGCTGTAGATTGTGAGATAAGAATAGATGCAAATCAAGGATACAAGCCAAAGGAAGCAGTTAAATTTATAAACGCCGTGTGGGATGCGGGAGTTAATATTACACTTTTTGAACAGCCAGTGCATTGTCAGAACATTAAAGGTTTGAAGTATGTAACAGACAACTCCCCTGTTCCCGTGGCCGCTGACGAGACGGTTTTCACAGCTGGTGATGCATTTAACGTTGCAAGGGAGAGAGTTGTTGATGTCATAAACATCAAACTTGCCAAATGTGGTGGGGTGTTGGAGGCTTTAGATATAATAGCCGTAGCCAAAGCTTCAGGTTTAGACCTTATGATTGGGTGTATGCTGGAATCAAATGTCGGGTTAGCTCCAAGTGTTCATTTGGCATGTGGAACTGGAGAGTTTTCATACATTGACTTAGACTCATATATATTTTTAAATGAATTACCATTAAGTGGAGGATTTGAAGTTGACGGGCAAAAGCTTATTGTGAAGAACATTAAAAAAGGATTAGGAATCAAAGAAAGTGCCTAA
- the hypD gene encoding hydrogenase formation protein HypD: protein MINVNDRALIKKAIDKIHKLAERIDTLKIMHVCGSHEHTICKYGIRDVLPENITVVPGPGCPVCVTTQKEIDTAIYLADNGYVITTLGDMYRVPGSEKSLMEKQSEGCDVRIVYSISEAVKMAKKEKDKKFVFVAIGFETTAPTTGAELISLKDKDIDNFFILNCHRQTPPVMEFLLNEGVYLDAFICPGHVSTITGLKPYYSLCEKYNAPMVVAGFEPIDVLMAIIMILRQVINGEARVENEYIRAVKPEGNVLAQKIINEVFESIDVPWRGFPVVKNGGFGLREKYKKFDIYEHEDIPEIKEKIPKGCICDKILRGEKLPTDCPLFGKVCTPLNPVGSCMVSDEGTCRIFYKYRRI from the coding sequence ATGATTAACGTAAATGATAGAGCTTTAATAAAAAAAGCCATAGATAAAATACATAAACTCGCTGAGAGGATAGATACCTTAAAGATTATGCATGTTTGTGGAAGTCATGAGCATACAATCTGCAAGTATGGGATTAGGGATGTTCTACCAGAAAATATAACCGTTGTTCCCGGCCCTGGATGTCCTGTTTGTGTAACAACACAAAAAGAGATAGATACAGCCATATACTTAGCTGATAATGGTTATGTTATAACAACCCTTGGAGACATGTACAGAGTCCCAGGGAGCGAAAAATCTCTAATGGAGAAGCAGTCTGAAGGTTGTGATGTTAGAATTGTTTATAGTATAAGTGAAGCAGTAAAGATGGCTAAAAAAGAGAAAGATAAAAAATTTGTCTTTGTAGCAATAGGTTTTGAAACTACAGCCCCAACAACTGGAGCTGAGTTAATAAGTTTAAAAGATAAGGATATAGATAACTTTTTCATTTTAAATTGCCATAGGCAAACTCCTCCAGTTATGGAGTTCTTGTTAAATGAGGGGGTTTATTTAGACGCCTTTATCTGTCCAGGACATGTTTCAACAATTACTGGATTAAAACCTTACTATAGCCTATGTGAAAAATACAATGCCCCAATGGTTGTTGCTGGCTTTGAACCTATAGATGTTTTAATGGCTATAATCATGATTTTAAGGCAAGTTATCAATGGAGAGGCAAGGGTTGAAAATGAATATATTAGGGCAGTTAAACCAGAAGGAAATGTTTTAGCTCAAAAAATAATAAATGAAGTTTTTGAAAGTATAGATGTTCCTTGGAGGGGTTTCCCAGTTGTTAAAAATGGTGGTTTTGGTTTGAGAGAAAAGTATAAGAAATTTGACATCTATGAGCATGAGGACATTCCAGAGATTAAGGAAAAGATTCCTAAAGGTTGCATCTGTGATAAGATTTTGAGAGGAGAGAAGTTACCAACAGATTGCCCATTATTTGGAAAGGTTTGCACTCCTCTAAATCCAGTGGGTAGTTGTATGGTCTCGGATGAGGGGACTTGTAGGATATTTTATAAGTATAGAAGGATTTAA
- a CDS encoding uroporphyrinogen-III synthase translates to MKVVITRPKERSDIFANLLKKEGFEPIIFPTLEIVYNKDLKVDLDNYNWIAFTSPSGVIGLHNILTEHEKEEIKNKKIAVIGEKTAETFRKYFGRDPDIIPKEYTAESLLEEIKKVIKNGDRFLIPTTPSTRDVLKNNLNADLLFVYKSVEPENLKKDIKKLKELIAKDKFILTFTSGLTAKNFFKYVDDEFSNIIKDNYIVAIGPITAKVIEKFGFKPLIPKVYTIEGILEVIKKLKEMYSHD, encoded by the coding sequence ATGAAAGTTGTGATAACGAGACCTAAAGAAAGAAGTGATATTTTTGCCAATTTATTAAAAAAAGAAGGATTTGAACCAATAATATTTCCAACATTGGAGATTGTATATAACAAAGACTTAAAAGTTGATTTAGATAACTATAATTGGATAGCCTTTACTTCACCAAGTGGGGTTATTGGATTACACAACATACTAACTGAACATGAAAAAGAAGAAATAAAAAATAAAAAAATTGCTGTTATTGGAGAAAAAACTGCTGAAACATTTAGAAAATATTTTGGTAGAGACCCTGATATAATACCAAAAGAATACACAGCTGAATCCCTCTTAGAAGAGATTAAAAAAGTTATTAAAAATGGAGATAGGTTTTTAATCCCAACAACCCCATCAACAAGAGATGTTTTAAAGAATAATTTAAATGCCGATTTGCTCTTTGTATATAAATCAGTAGAGCCAGAAAACTTAAAAAAAGATATTAAAAAACTAAAAGAGTTGATAGCAAAAGATAAATTTATTCTAACATTTACAAGTGGATTAACAGCCAAAAACTTTTTTAAATATGTGGATGATGAATTTTCCAATATTATAAAAGATAATTACATAGTTGCTATTGGCCCAATAACAGCTAAAGTTATTGAGAAATTTGGTTTTAAACCGTTAATTCCTAAAGTATATACTATTGAAGGAATTTTAGAGGTTATCAAAAAATTAAAGGAGATGTATAGCCATGATTAA